The following are from one region of the Candidatus Wallbacteria bacterium genome:
- the rpmF gene encoding 50S ribosomal protein L32, translating to MGVPKRRTPASRKGMRRSHHALPEPKHIGTCSNPDCRQPVASHQICPECGYYKGKQVVKTAAK from the coding sequence ATGGGCGTACCAAAAAGACGAACACCAGCGAGCAGAAAAGGCATGCGACGCTCGCATCATGCCCTACCTGAGCCCAAACACATCGGCACTTGCAGCAATCCGGACTGCAGGCAACCGGTAGCTTCCCATCAGATCTGCCCCGAATGTGGATATTACAAGGGCAAGCAAGTCGTTAAAACGGCAGCTAAGTAA